The following DNA comes from Candidatus Desulfatibia profunda.
GGCTACATCGAACTTGTCATCAGTTGTATCTTCGTTAACAACATTCTGCTGGCCCAGTTCTTGGGCAACTGCCCGTTTTTAGGCACGTCCAAGAAGATGGAAACCGCCATGGGCATGGCCTTTGCGGTCGTCTTTGTTTTGGTGCTGGCCGGCGTGATCACCTGGATTATCTATGCGGCCGTTCTGGTGCCGTTCAATCTGGTGTATCTGCGGACGATCGCGTTTATCCTGGTGATTGCAGCGCTGGTACAGTTCGTCGAGATGTTTTTGAAAAAGAGCATCCCGGCGCTGTATGCCGGCCTGGGTATCTTCCTGCCCCTGATTACGACCAATTGCGCGGTCCTGGGTGTCTGTGTGTTAAATATTGACAAGGAATTTACCTTTATGCAGTCCCTGGTCGCGTCGTTTGCCTATGCTGTCGGATTCGGCCTGGCCCTGGTTCTTTTTGCCGGTGTGCGCGAACGGATTCTGCTGGCCAGGGTTCCGAAACCGCTTCAGGATACGTCCATCGGCCTGATCACGGCCGGAATTATTGCGCTTTCATTTTTTGCGTTTAAAGGGATGGTCTAACCGCCGTTTCCAGCAATAACCAAGGAGGTAATTGTGTTCACAGCACTTATATTTATGCTGGGTTTAGGGGGTGTCTGCGGTATCATGCTGAGTGTGGCCTCAAAAATGTTTTATGTCTATGAAGACCCCCGCATTGCCATCGTGGAGGGATTTACGGCCGCCGCCAACTGCGGCGGCTGCGGATACACCGGCTGCTCGGCCGCGGCGGTTGCCGTTGTGTCCGGTGCAGCACCGCCCAGCGTCTGTATTGTCGCCGGCCCCGAGTCCGCCGCCAACATCGCCGCCGTCATGGGTGTCGATCCGGGCACGGCCGAACCTTTGATTTCCTACAACACCTGCTCCGGCGGCGACCGCGCGGAAACCAAATACCACTATATGGGCATCGGCACCTGCCAGGCCCTGGCCACTCTTTACGGCGGCCAGCGGGAATGCCCCATCGGATGCCTCGGATTAGGTGATTGTGTCCGGGCTTGTGCCTTTGACGCGCTTAAAATCGGGCCCCATGGATATCCGGTTGTAAACGAGCACAAATGTGTGGGCTGCGGCGCCTGTGAAAAAACCTGCCCCAAGGACATTATGGCCATCAAGACCATGTCGCAACGGCTGCTCCATCTCAATCAGGACGACAATCGTATCGCCCCCTGCCAGCAGACCTGCCCGGCTGAGATCGACATCCCCAGGTACATCATGCAGATCAAACACGGAGACTATGAAGGCGCGGTCAATACCATTCGCGAGCGCAATCCGCTGCTTTTGGCCTGCGGCCGGGTCTGTCCCCATCCGTGTGAAACCAAATGCCGCCGGGGGATTGAAGACCAACCGGTGTCCATCAATCAGTTGAAACGCTTTGTGGCCGACTATGAAATGAATTCGGGCAAACACCTTCCAATCTCGGTGGCCCCTTCCACCGGCAAAAAAGTGGCCGTTATCGGCGGCGGTCCGGCCGGATTGAGCTGTGCCTTTTTCTTGCGCCGCCTCGGCCACAGCGTTACCATCTTTGACGCCACGCCGAAATTGGGCGGCATGATTCGCTATGGAATACCGGAATACCGGCTCCCCAAGGAAGTTCTGGCCTGGGAAGTCCAGGGGATTCTGGATCTGGGAATCGAACACAAACCCAACGTCAGGCTCGGCCGCGATTTTGACACCGGGTCGCTGATCGCCGCTGGATATGATGCCATCTTTTTGGGTATCGGCGCCTGGAAAGATTACAACCTGGGGGTTGAAGGCGAGACTTTGAAAGGCTGCTACACCGGCATCAGTTTTTTAACCAATTTTGCGCTGTGGCAGCAGGAAAGACCCAAGGATCCAAGACCGTTTGTCGGCAAAAAGTGTGTAGTCATCGGCGGCGGAAACACGGCCATCGACTGCGTGCGCACCCTGGTTCGCCTGGGAGCCGATGAGGTCTCGATTGTCTACCGCCGCACCCGCAAAGAAATGCCGGCCAACGCGGTTGAAATCGTCGCCGCCGAACATGAAGGTATCAATTTTGTCTTTTTGGCAGCCCCCACCAAGGTCATCGGGAATGAAGACGGCAACGTCGTCGGCCTGGAATACCTGAAGATGGAGCTTGGTGAACCGGATGCCAGCGGCCGGCGCCGGCCGGTCCCGGTTGAAGGCTCTGAAACGGTCATCGACGTCGACATGTTAATCACCGCCAT
Coding sequences within:
- a CDS encoding RnfABCDGE type electron transport complex subunit A: MGYIELVISCIFVNNILLAQFLGNCPFLGTSKKMETAMGMAFAVVFVLVLAGVITWIIYAAVLVPFNLVYLRTIAFILVIAALVQFVEMFLKKSIPALYAGLGIFLPLITTNCAVLGVCVLNIDKEFTFMQSLVASFAYAVGFGLALVLFAGVRERILLARVPKPLQDTSIGLITAGIIALSFFAFKGMV
- a CDS encoding FAD-dependent oxidoreductase yields the protein MFTALIFMLGLGGVCGIMLSVASKMFYVYEDPRIAIVEGFTAAANCGGCGYTGCSAAAVAVVSGAAPPSVCIVAGPESAANIAAVMGVDPGTAEPLISYNTCSGGDRAETKYHYMGIGTCQALATLYGGQRECPIGCLGLGDCVRACAFDALKIGPHGYPVVNEHKCVGCGACEKTCPKDIMAIKTMSQRLLHLNQDDNRIAPCQQTCPAEIDIPRYIMQIKHGDYEGAVNTIRERNPLLLACGRVCPHPCETKCRRGIEDQPVSINQLKRFVADYEMNSGKHLPISVAPSTGKKVAVIGGGPAGLSCAFFLRRLGHSVTIFDATPKLGGMIRYGIPEYRLPKEVLAWEVQGILDLGIEHKPNVRLGRDFDTGSLIAAGYDAIFLGIGAWKDYNLGVEGETLKGCYTGISFLTNFALWQQERPKDPRPFVGKKCVVIGGGNTAIDCVRTLVRLGADEVSIVYRRTRKEMPANAVEIVAAEHEGINFVFLAAPTKVIGNEDGNVVGLEYLKMELGEPDASGRRRPVPVEGSETVIDVDMLITAIGQGPDVFFKEESKMLDEDLKITRWNTIDAKDPVALQSSIPYIFTGGDSATGAALVVDAIGAGRRAARSIHMYIAGEDLTPPANTLFKKNIPESIVKSVPGIIQKKRTPMPELPVDERIKSFIEADLVITEEDAIYESNRCLNCCIYCYNPDTT